From the Candidatus Sulfotelmatobacter sp. genome, one window contains:
- the uraH gene encoding hydroxyisourate hydrolase: protein MSGITTHVLDLALGRPARGLAVKLELHTRDKGWVTLSDRKTDDDGRVRDLLASGAKLDAGRYRLTFATGEYFRARSQDCFHPEAAITFEVKDGAQHYHVPLLLSPYGYSTYRGS from the coding sequence ATGAGCGGAATCACCACGCACGTGCTCGACCTGGCGCTGGGTCGCCCGGCGCGCGGCCTCGCCGTGAAGCTCGAGCTGCACACGCGCGACAAGGGCTGGGTGACGCTGTCCGATCGGAAGACCGACGACGATGGTCGGGTGCGCGACCTCCTGGCGAGCGGTGCAAAGCTCGACGCCGGCCGCTATCGCCTGACGTTCGCCACCGGAGAGTACTTCCGTGCGCGATCTCAGGACTGCTTCCATCCCGAGGCCGCGATCACGTTCGAGGTGAAGGACGGCGCGCAGCACTATCACGTGCCGCTGCTGCTGAGCCCCTACGGGTATTCGACGTATCGCGGGAGCTGA
- the uraD gene encoding 2-oxo-4-hydroxy-4-carboxy-5-ureidoimidazoline decarboxylase, which produces MTLAQLNALTDAEAHAALERCCGSACWVREMMAARPFKDVRALHAAADRAFARLEREDWLEAFAHHPMIGDVESLRAKFASTAAWAGEEQRGAAMADEMTLLSLANENRAYRDRFGYIFIVCATGKTAAQMLEMLRERSGHDPETELEVAAGEQRKIAKLRLEKLLAESS; this is translated from the coding sequence ATGACTCTGGCGCAGCTGAATGCTCTGACCGACGCCGAAGCCCACGCCGCACTGGAGCGCTGCTGCGGATCGGCGTGCTGGGTGCGCGAGATGATGGCGGCGCGCCCGTTCAAGGATGTCCGGGCGCTCCATGCCGCGGCCGATCGAGCCTTCGCGAGGCTCGAGCGCGAGGACTGGCTGGAAGCCTTCGCTCACCATCCGATGATCGGCGACGTCGAGTCGCTGCGGGCGAAGTTCGCGAGCACGGCGGCCTGGGCCGGCGAGGAGCAGCGCGGCGCGGCGATGGCCGACGAGATGACACTGCTTTCGCTCGCCAACGAGAACCGTGCCTATCGGGATCGCTTCGGCTACATTTTCATCGTCTGCGCGACCGGCAAGACTGCGGCGCAGATGCTCGAGATGCTGCGCGAGCGCAGCGGCCACGACCCCGAGACCGAGCTCGAGGTCGCCGCCGGCGAGCAGAGGAAGATCGCGAAGCTGCGGCTGGAGAAGCTGCTGGCCGAGTCGTCGTGA
- a CDS encoding Zn-dependent hydrolase, with protein sequence MSPAQDLSARELSRLVEGLSRFSAPGPGVTRFVYDDAWCEAQRWLVEAAKARGLEATRDRAGNLYLHDASVRPGARVVLTGSHLDTVRNGGPLDGPYGALAGLLLAAELRGSCEPPIVGLVTCEEEGSRFPGAFLGARAMVGELAIGEPGASRDAEGVTWAEALARAAANGCAAPGGLDGKAAAPFEIAAFLELHIEQGPVLESEKLALGIVDRIAGFRRVRATLTGETRHAGTTPMRLRHDALAAAAELALAAEHAALAMGDPAVATAGAANAQPGLYNVVAGSCELRLDVRHVDSARLEKLAGSIEAAAREIAKRRGVTLALETVSRQEPIAMSDEFVDAASGLATERRIACRRMPSGAGHDAMILASAGIPSLMLFVPSRGGISHAPEEFTEPDQLAAGVAFARELLPRLATLAARGSR encoded by the coding sequence ATGAGCCCGGCCCAGGACCTCTCGGCGCGCGAGCTCTCGCGCCTCGTCGAAGGACTGTCACGCTTCTCGGCACCGGGGCCGGGCGTCACGCGATTCGTCTACGACGACGCCTGGTGCGAAGCGCAACGCTGGCTGGTCGAAGCGGCGAAGGCGCGCGGACTCGAAGCCACGCGCGACCGCGCCGGCAATCTCTATCTGCATGACGCGTCGGTTCGGCCGGGCGCGCGCGTGGTGCTCACCGGCTCGCACCTCGACACGGTCCGAAACGGGGGCCCGCTCGATGGCCCGTACGGCGCGCTCGCCGGCCTGCTGCTCGCCGCCGAGCTGCGCGGCTCGTGCGAGCCGCCGATCGTCGGGCTCGTCACCTGCGAGGAGGAAGGCAGCCGCTTTCCCGGCGCGTTTCTCGGCGCGCGGGCGATGGTGGGAGAACTCGCAATCGGCGAGCCCGGGGCCTCGCGCGACGCCGAGGGAGTGACGTGGGCCGAGGCGCTGGCGCGCGCCGCGGCCAACGGCTGCGCCGCCCCGGGCGGGCTCGACGGGAAGGCCGCCGCGCCGTTCGAGATCGCGGCGTTTCTCGAGCTGCACATCGAGCAGGGCCCGGTGCTCGAGAGCGAAAAGCTCGCGCTCGGCATCGTCGATCGCATCGCCGGCTTCCGCCGCGTGCGCGCGACCCTCACCGGCGAGACGCGTCACGCCGGAACGACGCCGATGCGCCTGCGCCACGACGCGCTGGCCGCCGCGGCCGAGTTGGCACTCGCGGCGGAGCACGCGGCGCTCGCCATGGGCGATCCCGCGGTGGCGACCGCCGGCGCGGCCAACGCCCAGCCCGGCCTCTATAATGTAGTGGCCGGATCGTGCGAATTGCGACTCGACGTCCGCCACGTCGATTCCGCGCGGCTCGAGAAGCTGGCGGGCTCGATCGAGGCCGCGGCGCGGGAGATCGCGAAGCGCCGCGGCGTGACGCTGGCGCTCGAGACGGTTTCGCGACAGGAACCGATCGCCATGTCGGACGAGTTCGTGGACGCCGCGAGCGGGCTGGCCACCGAGCGGCGCATCGCCTGCCGGCGGATGCCGAGCGGCGCCGGGCACGACGCCATGATCCTGGCCTCCGCGGGCATCCCCTCGCTGATGCTGTTCGTGCCGAGTCGCGGGGGCATCAGCCATGCGCCCGAAGAGTTCACCGAGCCCGACCAGCTCGCCGCCGGCGTCGCGTTCGCGCGCGAGCTGCTGCCGAGACTGGCGACGCTGGCTGCGCGAGGAAGCCGATGA
- the allB gene encoding allantoinase AllB has protein sequence MAARVRMLRAMNTGPIRLRSRHTVAPGGVMDAVVTISGGRITEVAAADPSAAGGQDLGSLWLMPGLVDSHVHVNEPGRAEWEGFTTATRAAAAGGITTLVDMPLNSVPPTCEVAALAAKRSAARGQCHVDVGFWGGVVPGNARELESLAEAGVLGFKCFLAPSGVDEFTHVGERELREAMPIVARLGLPLLAHAESPRALEAAAASVKGRDVRAHATWLASRPAAAECEAIELLIRLARETGCRVHVVHLSAAEALPMIREARRSKLRLTIETCPHYLCFDAETIPDGATEFKCAPPIRERANREALWAGLREGLIDLIATDHSPCPPAMKQRERGDFTAAWGGIASLECSLAAVWSEARARGFTAAHVAHWMSAAPARLAGIESSKGAIAPGRDADLIAFDPDRSWTVEAPLLEQRHKLTPYLGRTLKGRAVATWLRGQRVAEEGAATGAALGRLVPEPVPGGARFDRARGVG, from the coding sequence GTGGCCGCGCGAGTTCGTATGCTGCGCGCGATGAATACGGGGCCGATTCGGCTGCGCTCGCGCCACACCGTCGCGCCGGGCGGCGTGATGGACGCGGTGGTCACGATTTCCGGAGGCCGCATCACGGAAGTCGCCGCCGCCGATCCCAGCGCCGCGGGTGGACAGGATCTGGGCTCGCTGTGGCTCATGCCCGGCCTGGTGGACTCGCACGTTCACGTCAACGAGCCCGGCCGCGCCGAGTGGGAGGGATTCACGACCGCGACGCGCGCCGCCGCCGCCGGCGGCATCACCACGCTCGTGGACATGCCGCTCAACTCGGTGCCCCCCACCTGCGAGGTGGCGGCGCTCGCGGCCAAGCGATCGGCCGCCCGCGGGCAATGCCACGTGGACGTGGGCTTCTGGGGCGGCGTCGTTCCGGGCAACGCGCGCGAGCTGGAATCGCTGGCCGAAGCCGGCGTGCTCGGCTTCAAGTGTTTCCTCGCGCCCTCGGGTGTGGACGAGTTCACGCACGTCGGTGAGCGCGAGCTGCGTGAAGCGATGCCGATCGTGGCTCGGCTCGGGCTGCCGCTGCTGGCGCACGCCGAATCGCCGCGGGCGCTGGAAGCCGCGGCCGCGTCGGTGAAGGGGCGCGACGTCCGCGCCCACGCGACCTGGCTCGCGAGCCGGCCGGCGGCCGCCGAATGCGAGGCGATCGAGCTGCTGATCCGGCTGGCGCGCGAGACCGGCTGCCGCGTGCACGTCGTGCACCTGTCGGCGGCCGAGGCGCTGCCGATGATTCGCGAAGCGCGGCGCTCGAAGCTGCGGCTGACGATCGAGACCTGCCCGCACTACCTGTGCTTCGACGCCGAAACGATTCCCGACGGCGCGACCGAATTCAAGTGCGCGCCGCCGATCCGCGAGCGCGCCAATCGCGAAGCGCTGTGGGCCGGGCTGCGGGAGGGACTCATCGACCTGATCGCCACCGACCATTCGCCCTGTCCGCCGGCGATGAAGCAACGCGAGCGCGGTGATTTCACGGCGGCCTGGGGCGGGATCGCGTCGCTCGAATGTTCGCTGGCGGCGGTCTGGAGCGAGGCGCGCGCGCGTGGGTTCACTGCCGCCCACGTCGCCCACTGGATGAGCGCCGCGCCGGCCCGGCTCGCCGGCATCGAGTCCAGCAAAGGGGCGATCGCTCCGGGGCGCGACGCCGATCTGATCGCGTTCGATCCGGATCGATCTTGGACGGTCGAAGCGCCGCTGCTCGAGCAACGCCACAAGCTCACGCCCTATCTGGGGCGCACGCTCAAGGGCCGCGCGGTCGCGACCTGGCTGCGCGGCCAGCGCGTCGCCGAGGAAGGGGCGGCGACGGGCGCAGCACTCGGGCGACTGGTCCCCGAACCGGTGCCGGGCGGGGCGCGATTCGACCGCGCGCGCGGTGTCGGCTAG
- a CDS encoding peptide ABC transporter substrate-binding protein, which yields MPRTQSALALALIALFTACTPRAQDARLASNERWFGNVTPPRDNVLRFNLGAEPELIDPSLAVGQPDGRVARMLFQGLTREDAKTLAPRPGCAYRWEVSADGRLYTFHLRPGLEWSDGSRLTAEDFRWSWIRVLTPANAARYSSLLFPVANAERFNDGRLKDADSVGVHAPDDSTLVVRLENPTAYFLYLTQFYTYLPVPRRVIEQWGDRWTRPEHIVGNGAFLLSAWRQNAYFKFRRNPRFWNAAAVKLDGAIGYTMDDLNTAVNLYKAGVLDWNPSGYMPSQYIPYLRGYADFHSGDYQGTYFYSMNVTRKPFDNVWVRRALNLAVDRDAIANDLLKGSRKPWGDFTPMGYPGYRHPPPLPFDPARARECLARAGYPDGKGFPRVAILFNTSEDHRKIAEALQAIWKRELHIDVELSNQEWGSFLQATTALQYDIARRSWIGDYLDPYSFLGLGVTGDGNNRTGWSDPRYDELLRRSSREVDPARRLAVLTQAESLLLADGPFIPVYHYSTNELMKPYVHGIYQTALDVHPLDEVVIDRDWQHEPAPVAGAR from the coding sequence ATGCCCCGAACGCAATCGGCTCTCGCGCTCGCCCTGATCGCGCTCTTCACCGCCTGCACGCCGCGCGCGCAAGACGCCCGCCTGGCGTCGAACGAGCGCTGGTTCGGCAACGTCACGCCACCCCGCGACAACGTGTTGCGCTTCAATCTCGGCGCCGAACCCGAGCTGATCGACCCGTCGCTGGCGGTCGGGCAACCCGACGGCCGCGTCGCCCGCATGCTGTTCCAGGGTCTGACTCGCGAGGATGCGAAGACTCTGGCGCCGCGCCCCGGCTGCGCCTATCGCTGGGAGGTGAGCGCCGACGGCCGCCTCTACACGTTTCATCTTCGGCCGGGGCTCGAGTGGAGCGACGGCTCGCGCCTGACCGCCGAAGACTTCCGCTGGTCGTGGATCCGCGTGCTGACTCCGGCCAACGCCGCGCGCTACTCGAGCCTGCTCTTTCCCGTAGCGAACGCCGAGCGCTTCAACGACGGCCGGCTGAAGGATGCGGACAGCGTCGGAGTGCACGCCCCCGACGACAGCACGCTGGTGGTGAGGCTCGAGAATCCCACCGCTTACTTCCTGTACCTCACCCAGTTCTACACCTACCTGCCGGTGCCGCGCCGCGTGATCGAGCAATGGGGGGATCGCTGGACCCGGCCCGAGCACATCGTCGGCAACGGCGCCTTCCTGCTCAGTGCCTGGCGGCAGAACGCGTACTTCAAGTTCCGGCGCAATCCGCGCTTCTGGAACGCCGCGGCGGTCAAGCTCGACGGAGCGATCGGCTACACCATGGACGACCTCAACACCGCCGTGAACCTCTACAAAGCCGGAGTGCTCGACTGGAACCCGAGCGGTTACATGCCCTCTCAGTACATCCCCTACCTGCGTGGCTATGCCGACTTCCACTCGGGGGATTACCAGGGCACCTATTTCTACTCGATGAACGTGACGCGCAAACCTTTCGACAACGTGTGGGTGCGACGCGCGCTGAATCTCGCCGTGGATCGCGACGCGATCGCCAACGATCTCCTCAAGGGCAGCCGCAAGCCCTGGGGCGACTTCACGCCGATGGGCTATCCCGGCTATCGGCATCCGCCACCGCTGCCGTTCGATCCCGCCCGGGCGCGCGAGTGTCTCGCGCGTGCCGGCTATCCCGATGGCAAGGGCTTCCCCAGGGTCGCGATCCTGTTCAACACCAGCGAGGATCATCGCAAAATCGCCGAAGCGCTCCAGGCCATCTGGAAGCGCGAGCTGCACATCGACGTCGAGCTCTCGAACCAGGAATGGGGTTCGTTCCTCCAGGCCACGACCGCGCTCCAATACGACATCGCGAGGCGTTCGTGGATTGGCGACTACCTCGATCCCTACAGCTTCCTCGGGCTGGGAGTGACCGGCGATGGCAACAACCGCACCGGCTGGAGCGACCCGCGCTACGATGAGCTGTTGCGCCGGTCGTCGCGCGAAGTGGATCCGGCGCGGCGCCTGGCCGTGCTCACCCAGGCCGAGTCGCTCCTGCTGGCCGACGGGCCATTCATTCCCGTCTATCACTACTCGACCAACGAGCTGATGAAGCCCTACGTCCACGGGATCTATCAAACCGCGCTCGACGTCCACCCGCTCGACGAGGTCGTCATCGACCGCGACTGGCAGCACGAGCCCGCTCCGGTGGCCGGGGCCCGTTGA
- a CDS encoding ABC transporter permease, with protein MNLWNFVARRVLLMIPTLWAIATIAFFMVHEAPGGPFQSEKEIPPEVKEQLLHKYGLDRPLGEQYLRFLSHAVRFDFGPSYKFPSRQVREIILDALPVSAELGGWALLVALLFGIPIGVFAAVHHNSRADYASMGLALAGVSIPNFVLGPVLALGLALTLYLFPPALWESPSSRVLPVLTLATAYVAYIARLTRAGMLEVLGQDYVRTARAKGLRERAVVLKHALRLGILPVVSYLGPAAARIMMGSIVVESIFAVPGLGRYLVNAAFNRDYTLVLGEVLFYATFLMVLNLLVDLLYTRLDPRVELA; from the coding sequence TTGAACCTCTGGAACTTTGTCGCCCGCCGGGTGCTGCTGATGATCCCGACGCTGTGGGCGATCGCGACGATCGCCTTCTTCATGGTGCATGAGGCGCCGGGCGGCCCGTTCCAGTCGGAGAAGGAGATCCCTCCCGAGGTGAAGGAGCAGCTGCTCCACAAGTACGGGCTCGATCGCCCACTCGGCGAGCAGTATCTGCGTTTTCTCTCCCACGCCGTGCGCTTCGACTTCGGCCCGTCGTACAAGTTTCCCTCGCGTCAGGTGCGCGAGATCATCCTCGACGCGCTGCCGGTCTCCGCCGAGCTGGGCGGCTGGGCGCTGCTGGTGGCGCTGCTGTTCGGCATCCCGATCGGCGTCTTCGCGGCGGTCCATCACAATTCGCGCGCCGACTACGCCTCGATGGGCCTGGCGCTCGCCGGAGTTTCGATCCCCAACTTCGTCCTCGGCCCGGTGCTGGCGCTGGGACTCGCGCTCACGCTCTACCTGTTTCCCCCGGCGCTGTGGGAGAGCCCCTCGAGCCGCGTGCTGCCGGTGCTGACGCTCGCCACCGCCTACGTCGCCTACATCGCGCGCCTGACGCGCGCCGGCATGCTCGAGGTGCTGGGGCAGGACTACGTGCGCACCGCGCGCGCCAAGGGCCTGCGCGAGCGCGCCGTGGTGCTCAAGCACGCTTTGAGACTCGGCATCCTGCCGGTGGTCTCGTATCTCGGCCCGGCGGCGGCGCGCATCATGATGGGCTCGATCGTGGTGGAATCGATCTTCGCGGTGCCGGGGCTCGGGCGCTATCTCGTCAACGCCGCGTTCAACCGCGACTACACCCTGGTGCTCGGCGAGGTGCTGTTCTACGCCACGTTTCTGATGGTGCTCAATTTGCTGGTGGATCTGCTCTACACCCGGCTCGATCCGCGCGTGGAGCTGGCGTGA
- a CDS encoding ABC transporter permease, which translates to MSIGIAPPAHVAPAPQLALAPGRHSSLWGDAWRRLTRNRAAVLSAAFLLVVFVLAAGAAWLPGLADPTAQDLRLGATPPSLQHWFGTDDLGRDTLARVIYGGRISLLVGLVGTLVSLIVGVTWGAVAGYRGGALDDVMMRIVDILYSLPYIFLVILLLVFFSRSLVMLFVALGLVQWLTMARIVRGQVLSLKRQTFVEAARALGASDSAIIFRHIVPNTLGPVIVYTTLTVPAVILQEAFLSFLGLGVQPPDASWGTLVSDGARVLVLFPWLVFFPGAALSLTLLCFNFLGDGLRDALDPQTRKDLG; encoded by the coding sequence GTGAGCATCGGCATCGCGCCTCCGGCGCACGTGGCGCCCGCCCCGCAGCTCGCGCTCGCGCCCGGGCGGCACTCGAGCCTGTGGGGCGACGCCTGGCGCCGACTCACCCGCAATCGAGCCGCGGTGCTGTCGGCGGCGTTCCTGCTGGTGGTGTTCGTGCTGGCGGCGGGGGCGGCGTGGCTCCCGGGGCTCGCCGATCCCACCGCGCAGGATCTCAGGCTCGGGGCCACGCCGCCTTCGCTCCAGCACTGGTTCGGAACCGACGATCTCGGCCGTGACACGCTGGCGCGCGTGATCTACGGCGGTCGCATCTCGCTCCTGGTCGGGCTGGTGGGCACCCTGGTGAGCCTGATCGTCGGCGTCACCTGGGGCGCGGTGGCGGGCTATCGCGGCGGCGCGCTGGACGACGTGATGATGCGCATCGTCGACATTCTCTACTCGCTTCCCTACATCTTTCTCGTCATCCTGCTGCTGGTGTTCTTCAGCCGCAGCCTGGTGATGCTGTTCGTGGCGCTCGGCCTGGTGCAATGGCTGACCATGGCGCGCATCGTGCGCGGGCAAGTGCTGTCGCTCAAGCGCCAGACCTTCGTCGAAGCGGCGCGCGCGTTGGGCGCCAGCGACTCGGCGATCATCTTCCGGCACATCGTGCCCAACACGCTGGGACCGGTGATCGTCTACACGACGCTCACCGTGCCGGCCGTGATCCTGCAGGAGGCGTTCCTGTCGTTCCTCGGGCTCGGCGTCCAGCCGCCCGACGCTTCGTGGGGGACGCTGGTGTCGGACGGCGCACGCGTGCTGGTGTTGTTTCCGTGGCTGGTGTTCTTCCCGGGTGCCGCGCTGTCGCTCACGCTCCTGTGCTTCAACTTCCTCGGCGACGGATTGCGCGACGCGCTCGATCCGCAGACCCGGAAGGATCTGGGCTAA